In Gammaproteobacteria bacterium, the following proteins share a genomic window:
- a CDS encoding ribonucleoside-diphosphate reductase alpha chain produces the protein MLLICFYSRLREVKHKSMTKIYSFEEANKASVDYFNGDELAAKVWIDANALRDLQGNLLESNPEMMHRRLAKEFARIESKKFKEPLTEEAIFKLFDRFKYLIPQSSPMTGIGNDYQKISLSNCFVIEAPLDSYGAIMRCDEQLVQLSKRRGGVGTPLSNLRPAGTPTTNAARTSTGVVSFAERYSNSMREVAQNGRRGALMLLLDITHPECVIIPEANDLVWKNPLPVIIPGDKTKGERDIKTLSCYYNPAAIDFVSMKLDRKKVTGANISVALTDEFLTAVKENKEFEQRFPIDSPNPSIRKQINARNAWKKIIHMAWQSAEPGLMFWDRMTKYNAVDCYSSKGFNTISTNPCITGDTLVYLADGRGNVPIKQLAEEGNDVPVFCYDNDNKIVIRTMRHPRVTGYNNQVYKVTLEDGTIIRATSEHKLKLSDNSYKPVKDIIPGDSLKLLTRFEANLKDIFEGKNKSKDYYWINNGSAKSSL, from the coding sequence GAAGTTAAACATAAGAGTATGACTAAAATTTACAGTTTTGAAGAAGCCAATAAAGCTTCTGTTGATTATTTTAATGGGGATGAATTAGCAGCGAAAGTTTGGATAGATGCTAACGCTTTAAGAGATTTACAAGGTAATCTATTAGAGAGCAACCCCGAGATGATGCATAGGAGACTCGCTAAAGAGTTTGCTAGAATAGAGAGTAAGAAATTTAAAGAACCACTAACTGAGGAAGCTATATTTAAGTTATTTGATAGATTTAAATATCTAATACCTCAAAGCTCTCCAATGACAGGTATAGGTAATGACTATCAAAAGATATCCTTATCAAATTGTTTTGTAATAGAAGCACCTTTAGATAGCTATGGGGCGATTATGAGATGTGATGAGCAGTTGGTGCAGTTAAGTAAAAGAAGAGGGGGTGTAGGTACTCCATTATCTAATCTAAGACCAGCAGGGACACCTACTACTAACGCTGCTAGAACTTCTACTGGTGTTGTTAGCTTTGCTGAGAGGTATTCTAACTCAATGAGAGAAGTAGCACAGAATGGTAGACGTGGAGCCTTAATGTTGTTACTAGATATAACTCATCCTGAATGTGTTATTATTCCAGAAGCTAATGACCTAGTATGGAAAAACCCTTTGCCTGTAATTATCCCAGGAGATAAAACTAAAGGAGAACGAGACATTAAAACTCTCTCCTGCTATTATAATCCAGCTGCAATAGATTTTGTATCTATGAAGTTGGACCGTAAGAAAGTAACTGGAGCAAATATATCTGTAGCTTTAACTGATGAATTCTTGACCGCAGTTAAAGAGAATAAAGAGTTTGAACAGAGATTTCCTATAGACTCACCTAATCCGAGTATAAGAAAGCAAATTAATGCTAGAAATGCTTGGAAGAAGATCATACATATGGCTTGGCAGAGTGCTGAACCTGGTTTGATGTTTTGGGATAGGATGACTAAGTATAATGCTGTAGATTGCTATTCTAGTAAAGGATTCAATACTATTTCAACAAATCCATGTATAACTGGAGATACACTAGTGTATTTGGCAGATGGTAGAGGTAACGTACCGATTAAACAGTTAGCTGAAGAAGGAAACGACGTTCCTGTATTTTGTTATGATAATGATAATAAAATTGTTATACGTACGATGAGACACCCTAGAGTAACAGGGTATAATAACCAGGTATACAAAGTTACACTAGAGGATGGTACAATTATTCGTGCCACTTCTGAGCATAAACTCAAATTATCAGATAATAGTTACAAGCCGGTTAAAGATATTATTCCAGGGGATAGCTTAAAGCTGTTAACTAGATTCGAAGCTAATTTAAAAGATATATTTGAAGGTAAAAATAAGTCTAAAGACTATTACTGGATCAACAATGGTTCAGCAAAAAGCAGCTTATAA